From the Acidovorax carolinensis genome, one window contains:
- a CDS encoding HlyD family secretion protein → MKIQFDKPPGSAQETNGLSVRYAASKRKVPRWRWYLLLAMVLTPPGYLLTRFMVAYWWETAPAVVITEQVVVRAREAGRVTQIADIGALVRAGQPVIALDTTTGATRTPSSAATPRPASDPSQTTLETFASRQTTLDEALRLAHSQLALQQERVRTMQALRAEGAATRQELDNARFQELQARADANRAQADVSENRHLLARAQSRPPAVPPGTDGQLPGMAAATDDADVKAPFDAQVVRQFAHLGEWVERGADVAVLQGPAPAMVHTYLPPDQARYAQVGRLATLRFMDGGRIRAEVVDVVAEAERTPAERTSPLTPRMPSIVARLRPVEPLPPAYRIHQLPLDVRFDWVWSWPL, encoded by the coding sequence GTGAAAATCCAGTTTGATAAACCGCCGGGCTCCGCCCAGGAAACCAACGGTCTCTCCGTTCGCTACGCCGCCTCCAAGCGCAAGGTGCCGCGCTGGCGCTGGTATTTGCTGCTGGCCATGGTGCTGACGCCACCAGGTTACCTGCTGACCCGTTTCATGGTGGCGTACTGGTGGGAAACCGCCCCTGCCGTGGTCATCACGGAGCAGGTGGTCGTGCGTGCGCGCGAGGCGGGGCGAGTGACGCAGATCGCCGACATCGGCGCACTGGTGCGCGCCGGGCAGCCAGTGATCGCCCTGGACACCACAACGGGCGCCACGCGGACACCGTCGTCCGCAGCCACACCAAGGCCCGCAAGCGACCCTTCGCAAACCACCCTCGAGACGTTTGCGAGCCGCCAGACCACCCTCGACGAGGCCCTGCGCCTGGCGCACAGCCAGCTGGCATTGCAGCAAGAACGCGTGCGCACCATGCAAGCGCTGCGGGCGGAGGGCGCGGCAACACGCCAGGAGCTGGACAACGCACGTTTTCAGGAACTACAGGCCCGGGCCGACGCCAATCGCGCACAAGCCGATGTCAGCGAAAACAGACACTTGCTCGCACGGGCGCAGTCAAGACCACCTGCGGTGCCGCCAGGCACAGACGGGCAACTGCCGGGCATGGCAGCGGCAACCGACGATGCGGACGTCAAGGCCCCCTTCGATGCCCAGGTGGTGCGCCAGTTCGCGCACCTGGGTGAATGGGTGGAAAGGGGTGCCGATGTGGCGGTGCTGCAGGGGCCAGCGCCCGCAATGGTCCACACCTATCTGCCGCCCGACCAGGCACGCTATGCACAGGTGGGGCGCCTGGCCACGCTGCGCTTCATGGACGGCGGGCGCATCCGCGCCGAGGTCGTGGATGTGGTCGCAGAAGCCGAGCGCACACCTGCCGAGCGCACCTCGCCGCTGACGCCGCGCATGCCCTCCATCGTGGCCCGCCTGCGTCCCGTCGAACCCTTGCCACCGGCCTACCGGATCCACCAGCTGCCGCTGGATGTGCGCTTCGACTGGGTCTGGTCCTGGCCGCTATGA
- a CDS encoding D-hexose-6-phosphate mutarotase encodes MRPDPAVATRCLESLQGQPCIRLTTAQGDSALVALHGAQVLSWVAGGRERLYLSPKAVFDGRSAIRGGIPLCFPQFNQRGPLPKHGFARNLGWRPAPASKEGDRQSSVCLELTDSDTTRAWWPARFTAQLTVVLGAGSLRVQLVVHNTGNTDDGAWDFTTALHTYLRVEDVGRARLGGLDGCARWDALADARGVQQGPVMFLGEYDRVFSAPAGAIHLHDGALGLQITQSASLSNTVVWNPGGALCARLADLPTDGYRSMLCVEAAQIDRPTTLAPGQQWQGWQELRVLPAR; translated from the coding sequence ATGCGGCCTGACCCTGCGGTTGCGACCCGCTGCCTGGAGTCCCTGCAGGGCCAGCCCTGCATCCGCCTGACCACCGCCCAGGGTGACAGCGCGCTGGTGGCCTTGCATGGCGCCCAGGTGTTGTCCTGGGTGGCAGGCGGACGTGAGCGCCTGTACCTGAGTCCGAAGGCCGTGTTCGATGGCCGATCGGCCATCCGTGGCGGCATTCCGCTGTGTTTTCCCCAGTTCAACCAGCGCGGGCCCCTGCCTAAACATGGCTTTGCGCGCAATCTGGGCTGGCGGCCCGCCCCTGCAAGCAAGGAGGGCGACAGGCAGTCATCCGTGTGCCTGGAGCTGACCGACAGCGACACCACACGCGCGTGGTGGCCTGCACGCTTTACCGCGCAGCTGACGGTGGTGCTGGGCGCGGGCAGCCTGCGCGTGCAGCTGGTGGTGCACAACACCGGCAATACGGACGACGGTGCCTGGGATTTCACCACCGCGTTGCATACCTACCTGCGCGTGGAGGATGTCGGGCGCGCCCGGCTCGGTGGGCTCGATGGCTGCGCGCGCTGGGATGCGCTGGCCGATGCGCGCGGCGTTCAGCAAGGCCCTGTCATGTTTTTGGGCGAATACGACCGCGTGTTCAGTGCGCCTGCTGGGGCCATCCACCTGCACGATGGTGCCCTCGGCCTGCAGATAACCCAGAGCGCCAGTCTCTCGAACACGGTGGTGTGGAACCCCGGGGGCGCCTTGTGCGCCCGACTGGCAGACCTCCCGACCGACGGCTACCGCTCCATGTTGTGTGTGGAAGCGGCCCAGATCGATCGCCCCACCACTCTGGCACCGGGGCAGCAGTGGCAGGGCTGGCAGGAACTCCGGGTGCTGCCGGCGCGGTGA
- the hisA gene encoding 1-(5-phosphoribosyl)-5-[(5-phosphoribosylamino)methylideneamino]imidazole-4-carboxamide isomerase, with protein MLLIPAIDLKDGHCVRLKQGDMDQSTTFGEDPAAMARKWVGQGARRLHLVDLNGAFAGVPKNYAAIKSILKEVGDEIPVQLGGGIRDLDTIEKYIDGGLRYVIIGTAAVKNPGFLKDACSAFGGHIIVGLDAKDGKVATDGWSKLTGHEVVDLAKKFEDWGVESIIYTDIGRDGMLSGINIDATVKLAQALSIPVIASGGLSNMADIEQLCAVEHEGVEGVICGRAIYSGDLDFAAAQARADVLGHAA; from the coding sequence ATGCTGCTCATCCCCGCCATCGATCTCAAGGACGGCCACTGCGTTCGCCTCAAGCAAGGCGACATGGACCAATCCACCACCTTTGGCGAAGACCCCGCCGCCATGGCCCGCAAATGGGTGGGGCAGGGCGCGCGCCGACTGCACCTGGTGGACCTGAACGGCGCCTTTGCAGGCGTGCCCAAGAACTACGCCGCCATCAAATCCATCCTCAAAGAGGTGGGCGACGAGATCCCGGTGCAGCTGGGCGGCGGTATCCGTGACCTTGACACCATCGAGAAATACATCGACGGCGGTCTGCGCTACGTGATCATTGGCACGGCAGCGGTCAAGAACCCCGGCTTCCTCAAAGATGCCTGCAGCGCCTTTGGCGGCCACATCATCGTGGGCCTGGACGCCAAGGACGGCAAGGTGGCCACCGACGGCTGGAGCAAGCTCACCGGCCACGAGGTGGTGGACCTGGCCAAGAAGTTCGAGGACTGGGGCGTCGAATCCATCATCTACACCGACATCGGCCGCGACGGCATGCTCTCGGGCATCAACATCGACGCCACGGTGAAACTGGCGCAGGCGCTTTCCATTCCGGTCATCGCCTCGGGCGGCCTGTCGAACATGGCCGACATCGAGCAGCTGTGCGCCGTGGAGCACGAAGGCGTCGAAGGCGTGATCTGCGGCCGTGCCATCTACAGCGGCGACCTCGATTTTGCTGCTGCCCAGGCACGGGCCGACGTGCTGGGCCATGCGGCCTGA
- the hisH gene encoding imidazole glycerol phosphate synthase subunit HisH, with product MNIEAKTVAVVDYGMGNLRSVSQAVQAAAHDTGWTVVVTSRPEDVRAAQRIVLPGQGAMPDCMRELRESGLQESVLEAAATKPLFGVCVGMQMLLDHSAEGPAEGVPGLGLIPGDVLKFDLAGKTQPDGSRFKVPQMGWNQVRQVPHAHHAGGAVHPVWAGVPDNSYFYFVHSFYAVPQDAAHCAGQADYGGWFAAAIARDNIFATQFHPEKSAEHGLALYRNFLHWNP from the coding sequence ATGAATATAGAAGCAAAAACCGTTGCGGTGGTCGATTACGGCATGGGCAACCTGCGCTCGGTGTCGCAGGCTGTGCAGGCCGCCGCCCACGACACGGGCTGGACCGTGGTGGTCACTTCTCGTCCGGAAGACGTGCGCGCTGCGCAGCGCATTGTGCTGCCGGGCCAGGGCGCCATGCCCGACTGCATGCGCGAATTGCGCGAGTCGGGCCTGCAGGAGTCGGTGCTCGAAGCCGCCGCCACCAAACCGTTGTTTGGCGTATGCGTAGGCATGCAGATGCTGCTGGACCACAGCGCCGAGGGCCCTGCCGAGGGTGTGCCGGGTCTGGGCCTCATCCCGGGCGATGTGCTCAAGTTCGACCTGGCGGGCAAAACCCAGCCCGACGGCAGCCGTTTCAAGGTGCCCCAGATGGGCTGGAACCAGGTGCGCCAGGTGCCGCACGCCCACCATGCAGGTGGTGCCGTGCACCCGGTTTGGGCGGGCGTGCCCGACAACAGCTACTTTTATTTCGTGCACAGTTTTTATGCCGTGCCGCAAGATGCGGCCCACTGTGCAGGGCAAGCTGACTACGGCGGCTGGTTCGCAGCCGCCATTGCGCGCGATAATATTTTTGCCACGCAGTTTCACCCCGAAAAAAGCGCGGAGCACGGATTGGCCCTGTACCGCAATTTTCTGCACTGGAATCCCTGA
- the hisB gene encoding imidazoleglycerol-phosphate dehydratase HisB, which translates to MTSSALVTSTAPDSLADRIAEVSRNTAETRISVRVNLDGTGQAKLHTGIGFFDHMLDQIARHGLIDLEIDCAGDLHIDGHHTVEDVGITLGQAFARAVGDKKGIRRYGHAYVPLDEALSRVVVDFSGRPGLHIDVKFTAGSIGQLDTQLVYEFFQGFVNHAGVTLHIDNLKGINAHHQCETIFKAFGRTLRAALERDPRSAGVIPSTKGSL; encoded by the coding sequence ATGACTTCCTCCGCACTCGTCACCTCTACCGCCCCTGATTCCCTGGCCGACCGCATTGCCGAGGTCAGCCGCAACACCGCGGAAACCCGCATCAGCGTGCGCGTCAACCTCGACGGCACCGGCCAGGCCAAGCTGCACACGGGAATCGGTTTTTTTGACCACATGCTCGACCAGATCGCCCGCCATGGGCTGATCGACCTGGAGATCGACTGCGCTGGCGACCTGCACATCGACGGCCACCACACGGTGGAAGACGTGGGCATCACCCTGGGCCAGGCGTTTGCGCGGGCGGTGGGCGACAAGAAGGGCATCCGCCGCTATGGCCACGCCTATGTGCCGCTCGACGAAGCGCTTTCGCGCGTGGTGGTGGATTTTTCGGGTCGCCCGGGGCTGCACATCGACGTAAAGTTCACGGCGGGCAGCATCGGCCAGCTTGATACGCAGCTGGTGTACGAGTTCTTCCAGGGCTTTGTGAACCACGCGGGCGTCACGCTGCACATCGACAACCTCAAGGGCATCAACGCACACCACCAGTGCGAAACGATCTTCAAGGCGTTCGGGCGCACGCTGCGCGCGGCGCTGGAGCGCGATCCCCGCTCGGCGGGTGTCATCCCCTCCACCAAGGGTTCTTTGTGA
- a CDS encoding pyridoxal phosphate-dependent aminotransferase, with protein MNSPAAPSTPLKALARIRPDVRAMHSYVVQPATGMLKMDAMENPFRLPAHLQAALGQRLGALALNRYPGERVGELQAALARHAGMPEGCAIVLGNGSDELISLVSLACALPAEACGGKRPVALAPVPGFVMYAMSAQLQGLDFVGVPLTADFALDEPAMLAAIAQHQPAITYIAYPNNPTATLWDEGAVQRIIDAAGAQGGIVVVDEAYQPFASRTFLDRMRAEPARNAHVLLMRTLSKFGLAGVRLGYLIGTAALVAEIDKVRPPYNVSVLNGEAALFALEHADVFAAQAAELRAQRTVLVNALRQMPGIEKCWDSEANMVLVRVADSARAYEGMKARKVLVKNVSTMHPLLANCLRLTVGTAEDNAQMLAALQASL; from the coding sequence ATGAACTCCCCCGCCGCTCCATCCACCCCTTTGAAGGCCCTGGCCCGCATCCGTCCTGATGTGCGCGCCATGCATTCCTATGTGGTGCAGCCCGCCACCGGCATGCTCAAGATGGACGCGATGGAAAATCCGTTTCGCCTGCCCGCCCATCTGCAGGCCGCGCTGGGACAGCGCCTGGGCGCGCTGGCGCTAAACCGCTATCCGGGCGAGCGTGTGGGCGAACTGCAGGCCGCGCTGGCGCGCCACGCTGGCATGCCCGAGGGCTGCGCCATCGTGCTGGGCAATGGCTCGGACGAGCTCATCAGCCTCGTCTCGCTGGCCTGCGCGCTGCCGGCCGAGGCCTGCGGTGGCAAGCGACCGGTGGCGCTGGCGCCCGTGCCGGGTTTCGTGATGTATGCCATGAGCGCACAGCTGCAGGGCCTGGACTTTGTGGGCGTGCCGCTCACGGCCGATTTCGCGCTCGATGAGCCGGCCATGCTGGCCGCCATTGCGCAGCATCAGCCCGCCATCACCTACATCGCCTACCCCAACAACCCCACGGCCACGCTGTGGGACGAGGGTGCGGTGCAGCGCATCATCGACGCCGCCGGTGCCCAGGGCGGCATCGTGGTGGTGGACGAGGCCTACCAGCCCTTTGCCAGCCGCACCTTTCTCGACCGCATGCGTGCCGAGCCCGCGCGCAATGCCCATGTGCTGCTGATGCGCACGCTCAGCAAGTTCGGTCTGGCCGGTGTGCGCCTGGGTTACCTGATCGGCACGGCCGCGCTGGTGGCCGAGATCGACAAGGTGCGCCCGCCCTACAACGTGAGCGTGCTCAATGGCGAAGCCGCGCTGTTCGCGCTGGAACATGCTGATGTGTTTGCCGCGCAGGCGGCCGAATTGCGCGCCCAGCGCACGGTGCTGGTGAACGCGCTGCGCCAGATGCCCGGCATTGAAAAATGCTGGGACAGCGAGGCCAACATGGTGCTGGTGCGCGTGGCCGATTCCGCACGGGCGTATGAGGGCATGAAGGCGCGCAAGGTGCTGGTCAAGAACGTTTCTACAATGCACCCATTGCTGGCCAACTGCCTGCGCCTCACGGTGGGCACGGCCGAAGACAACGCACAGATGCTCGCTGCACTCCAGGCTTCCTTATGA
- the hisD gene encoding histidinol dehydrogenase gives MTLVAAPVRLSTAAATFEADFAARLHWSADTDAAIEQRVADILADVRQRGDAAVLEATQRFDGLTALGMETLELTQAELKAAFDAIPAVQREALQAAAARVRRYHEAQKKASGESWSYRDDDGTLLGQKVTPLDRVGIYVPGGKAAYPSSVLMNAIPAHVAGVGEIIMVVPTPQGAKNLLVLAAAYVAGVTRAFTIGGAQAVAALAYGTATIPKVDKITGPGNAYVASAKKRVFGTVGIDMIAGPSEILVLADGSTPPDWVAMDLFSQAEHDELAQSILLCPDAAYIDAVQEAIDRLLPTMPRAEIIAKSLTGRGALILTKDMEEACAISNRIAPEHLEVSSNDPHRWEPLLRHAGAIFLGAYTSESLGDYCAGPNHVLPTSGTARFSSPLGVYDFQKRSSLIEVSEAGAQTLGQIASVLAHGEGLQAHARAAEMRLKPSPKQAQG, from the coding sequence ATGACTTTGGTAGCTGCTCCCGTCCGTCTGTCAACCGCTGCGGCCACTTTTGAGGCTGATTTTGCAGCCCGCCTGCATTGGTCTGCCGACACCGACGCGGCCATCGAGCAGCGCGTGGCCGACATCCTGGCCGACGTGCGCCAGCGCGGCGATGCGGCGGTGCTGGAAGCCACCCAGCGCTTTGACGGCCTCACTGCGCTGGGCATGGAGACGCTGGAGCTGACGCAGGCCGAGTTGAAAGCCGCGTTCGACGCCATTCCCGCCGTGCAGCGCGAGGCATTGCAGGCCGCCGCCGCCCGCGTGCGCCGCTACCACGAGGCGCAGAAAAAGGCTTCGGGCGAGAGCTGGAGCTACCGCGACGATGACGGCACCCTGCTGGGCCAAAAGGTCACGCCGCTCGACCGCGTGGGCATCTATGTGCCCGGCGGCAAGGCCGCCTACCCGAGCAGCGTGCTCATGAACGCCATCCCCGCCCATGTGGCGGGTGTGGGCGAGATCATCATGGTGGTGCCCACACCGCAAGGCGCCAAAAATCTCCTGGTGCTGGCCGCCGCCTACGTGGCGGGCGTCACGCGCGCCTTCACCATCGGCGGCGCGCAGGCCGTGGCCGCGCTGGCCTACGGCACGGCCACGATTCCGAAGGTGGACAAGATCACCGGCCCCGGCAACGCCTATGTGGCCAGCGCGAAAAAGCGCGTGTTCGGCACCGTGGGCATCGACATGATCGCGGGCCCCAGCGAAATCCTGGTGCTGGCAGACGGTAGCACGCCACCCGACTGGGTGGCCATGGACCTGTTCAGTCAGGCCGAACACGACGAGCTGGCGCAAAGCATTCTGCTGTGCCCCGATGCCGCCTATATCGATGCCGTGCAAGAGGCCATCGACCGCCTGCTGCCCACCATGCCGCGCGCCGAGATCATTGCCAAAAGCCTCACGGGCCGTGGCGCACTGATCCTCACGAAAGACATGGAAGAGGCCTGCGCCATCAGCAACCGCATCGCGCCCGAGCACCTGGAAGTGAGCAGCAACGACCCGCACCGCTGGGAACCACTGCTGCGCCACGCAGGCGCCATTTTTCTGGGTGCCTACACGTCCGAGAGCCTGGGCGACTACTGCGCAGGCCCCAACCATGTGCTGCCCACCAGCGGCACGGCGCGGTTCAGTTCGCCACTGGGCGTGTATGACTTTCAAAAGCGCAGCAGCCTGATCGAGGTGAGCGAAGCCGGTGCGCAGACGCTGGGCCAGATCGCCAGCGTGCTGGCCCATGGCGAAGGCCTGCAAGCCCACGCGCGGGCGGCGGAGATGCGGCTCAAGCCGTCGCCAAAGCAAGCGCAAGGCTGA
- the hisG gene encoding ATP phosphoribosyltransferase produces the protein MITLALSKGRIFDETLPLLAAAGIEVLEDPEKSRKLILPTNQPNVRVVLVRATDVPTYVEYGGADIGVTGKDTLIEHGGQGLYQPLDLQIAKCRVSVAVRNDFDYAQAVKKGSRLKVATKYTSIARDFFATKGVHVDMVKLYGSMELAPLTGLADAIVDLVSTGNTLKANHLVEVERIMDISSHLVVNQAALKLKQAPLRRIIDAFASAIPPENN, from the coding sequence ATGATCACCCTGGCGCTTTCCAAGGGACGCATCTTTGACGAAACCCTGCCGCTGCTGGCTGCGGCCGGCATCGAGGTGCTGGAAGACCCCGAGAAGTCGCGCAAGCTCATCCTGCCCACCAACCAGCCCAATGTGCGCGTGGTGCTGGTGCGCGCCACCGACGTGCCCACCTATGTCGAATATGGCGGCGCCGACATCGGCGTGACGGGCAAGGACACCCTCATCGAGCATGGCGGCCAGGGCCTGTACCAGCCGCTCGATCTGCAAATCGCCAAGTGCCGCGTGAGCGTGGCCGTGCGCAACGATTTCGACTATGCCCAGGCCGTCAAGAAGGGCTCGCGCCTGAAGGTGGCCACCAAATACACCAGCATCGCCCGCGACTTCTTTGCGACCAAGGGCGTGCATGTGGACATGGTCAAGCTCTACGGCAGCATGGAGCTGGCGCCGCTGACCGGTCTGGCCGATGCCATCGTCGATCTGGTGTCCACCGGCAACACGCTGAAGGCCAACCACCTCGTCGAGGTGGAGCGCATCATGGACATCAGCTCGCATCTGGTGGTCAACCAGGCGGCGCTCAAGCTCAAGCAGGCGCCGCTGCGCCGCATCATCGATGCGTTTGCCTCTGCCATTCCCCCCGAAAACAACTGA
- the murA gene encoding UDP-N-acetylglucosamine 1-carboxyvinyltransferase: protein MDKLLIRGGRPLNGEVLVSGAKNAALPELCAALLTAEPVTLLNVPQLQDVSTMLKLIRNMGVVAERSDDGTVRIDAGALNTPEAPYELVKTMRASVLALGPLLARFGEATVSLPGGCAIGSRPVDQHIKGMAAMGAEIVVEHGYMIAKLPAGRTRLKGARITTDMVTVTGTENFLMAAALAEGETVLENAAQEPEISDLAEMLIAMGARIEGHGTSRIRIQGVDKLHGCTHRVVADRIEAGTFLCAVAATGGDVLLRHGRADHLDAVIEKLREAGATVQVVDGGIRVQSAGGATLKAQGFRTTEYPGFPTDMQAQFMALNCIAQGTATVTETIFENRFMHVNEMLRLGAKIQVDGKVAVIEGVPRLSGATVMATDLRASASLVIAGLVADGETAVDRLYHLDRGYDCMEAKLRGIGADIERVKA from the coding sequence ATGGACAAACTCCTGATCCGCGGTGGACGCCCCCTGAATGGCGAGGTGCTGGTTTCCGGCGCCAAGAACGCCGCCTTGCCGGAGTTGTGCGCCGCCCTGCTCACGGCCGAGCCCGTGACGCTGCTCAATGTGCCCCAGTTGCAGGATGTGAGCACCATGCTCAAGCTCATCCGCAACATGGGCGTGGTGGCCGAGCGTTCAGACGACGGCACCGTGCGCATTGACGCCGGTGCGCTCAATACGCCCGAGGCCCCCTACGAACTGGTCAAGACCATGCGCGCCTCGGTGCTGGCGCTGGGCCCGCTGCTGGCCCGCTTTGGCGAGGCCACGGTGTCGCTGCCCGGTGGCTGCGCCATTGGCTCGCGCCCGGTGGACCAGCACATCAAGGGCATGGCCGCCATGGGCGCCGAGATCGTGGTCGAACACGGTTACATGATCGCCAAGCTGCCCGCAGGGCGCACGCGCCTGAAGGGCGCCCGCATCACCACCGACATGGTGACCGTGACGGGCACCGAGAACTTCCTCATGGCCGCCGCGCTGGCCGAGGGCGAGACGGTGCTCGAAAACGCCGCGCAAGAGCCCGAGATTTCCGACCTGGCCGAGATGCTGATCGCCATGGGCGCAAGGATTGAAGGCCACGGCACCAGCCGCATCCGCATTCAGGGCGTGGACAAGCTGCACGGCTGCACGCACCGCGTGGTGGCCGACCGCATCGAGGCCGGCACCTTTTTGTGCGCCGTGGCGGCCACGGGCGGCGATGTGCTGCTGCGCCATGGCCGCGCCGACCACCTGGACGCGGTCATCGAAAAACTGCGCGAAGCCGGTGCCACCGTGCAGGTCGTGGACGGCGGCATTCGCGTGCAAAGCGCGGGCGGCGCCACGCTCAAGGCCCAGGGCTTTCGCACCACCGAATACCCCGGTTTCCCCACCGACATGCAGGCGCAGTTCATGGCGCTCAACTGCATCGCCCAGGGCACGGCCACGGTAACCGAGACGATTTTTGAAAACCGCTTCATGCACGTCAACGAGATGCTGCGCCTGGGCGCCAAGATCCAGGTCGATGGCAAGGTGGCAGTGATCGAAGGGGTGCCGCGCCTGTCGGGCGCCACCGTGATGGCCACCGATCTGCGCGCCTCGGCCAGCCTGGTCATTGCGGGCCTGGTGGCCGATGGCGAGACGGCGGTGGACCGCCTCTACCATCTCGACCGTGGCTACGACTGCATGGAAGCCAAGCTGCGCGGCATCGGCGCTGACATCGAACGGGTAAAAGCATGA
- a CDS encoding BolA family protein: protein MTADQLKDIISAGLACEHITLEGDGRHWYATIVSAEFEGQRTLQRQRSVYATLGNRMQTDEVHALSMKTFTPAEWAAQAH from the coding sequence ATGACTGCAGACCAACTCAAAGACATCATCAGCGCCGGCCTGGCCTGCGAACACATCACGCTCGAAGGCGATGGCCGCCACTGGTATGCCACCATCGTCTCGGCCGAGTTCGAGGGCCAGCGCACCTTGCAACGTCAGCGCAGCGTGTACGCCACCCTGGGCAACCGAATGCAGACCGACGAAGTGCATGCGCTGTCGATGAAGACCTTCACCCCCGCAGAATGGGCGGCGCAGGCGCACTGA
- a CDS encoding ABC transporter permease, which yields MTGWQTLFYKEVLRFWKVSFQTVAAPVLTAVLYLLIFGHVLEDHVRVYDRISYTAFLVPGLVMMSVLQNAFANSSSSLVQSKIMGSLVFLLLTPLSHWAWFVAYVGSSVVRGLVVGLGVFIVTLAFARPEFAAPLWIVVFALLGAALLATLGLIAGLWADKFDQMAAFQNFVIVPMTFLSGVFYSIQSLPPFWQTVSHLNPFFYMIDGFRYGFFGQSDTSPWLSLGIVGLAWLAVSALAVHLLRTGYKIRN from the coding sequence GTGACCGGCTGGCAAACCCTGTTCTACAAGGAAGTGCTGCGCTTTTGGAAAGTGAGCTTCCAGACCGTGGCCGCGCCGGTGCTTACCGCCGTGCTCTACCTGCTGATCTTCGGCCATGTGCTCGAAGACCATGTGCGGGTGTATGACCGCATCAGCTACACCGCCTTCTTGGTGCCAGGCCTTGTGATGATGAGCGTGCTGCAGAACGCCTTTGCCAACAGCTCATCGAGCCTGGTGCAGAGCAAGATCATGGGCAGCCTGGTGTTTTTGCTGCTCACGCCGCTGTCGCATTGGGCATGGTTCGTAGCCTATGTGGGCTCGTCCGTGGTGCGCGGTCTGGTGGTGGGGCTGGGGGTGTTCATCGTTACGCTGGCGTTTGCGCGGCCTGAGTTTGCCGCGCCGCTGTGGATTGTGGTGTTTGCCTTGCTGGGCGCGGCGCTGCTGGCCACGCTGGGGCTGATTGCCGGTCTGTGGGCTGACAAGTTCGACCAGATGGCCGCGTTCCAGAACTTTGTCATCGTGCCCATGACCTTTCTCTCGGGCGTTTTCTATTCGATCCAGTCGCTGCCGCCGTTCTGGCAGACCGTGAGCCACCTGAACCCGTTTTTCTACATGATCGACGGCTTTCGCTATGGCTTCTTCGGCCAGAGCGACACATCTCCCTGGCTCAGCCTGGGTATCGTGGGCCTTGCCTGGCTGGCCGTGAGCGCGCTGGCGGTGCACCTGCTGCGCACGGGCTACAAAATCAGAAACTGA
- a CDS encoding ABC transporter ATP-binding protein, producing MPAVSFQAISKTFATAKGPFQALNQVSLDIEEGEFFGLLGPNGAGKTTLISILAGLARATQGRVLVQGSDVQLNYAEARRKLGVVPQELVFDPFFNVHEALRFQSGYFGVKNNDAWIDELLENLGLADKANANMRQLSGGMKRRVLVAQALVHKPPIIVLDEPTAGVDVELRQTLWHFIARLNKEGHTVLLTTHYLEEAEALCGRIAMLKAGQVVALNATSELLKAASGSVLQFKTDTLLPPALAHLARVTGRIVQLPANDAAEIENHLATLRVAGVEVQDMEIRRPDLEDVFLQVMSGTSASNIPLSEVAL from the coding sequence ATGCCCGCAGTCTCCTTCCAAGCCATCTCCAAGACCTTTGCTACCGCCAAAGGCCCCTTCCAAGCACTGAACCAGGTCAGTCTGGACATCGAGGAGGGCGAGTTCTTCGGGCTCCTGGGTCCCAACGGTGCCGGCAAAACCACCCTCATCAGCATCCTGGCCGGCCTGGCGCGCGCTACGCAAGGGCGGGTACTGGTGCAGGGCAGCGATGTGCAGCTCAACTACGCCGAGGCCCGGCGCAAGCTGGGCGTGGTGCCGCAAGAGCTGGTGTTTGATCCGTTCTTCAACGTGCACGAGGCGCTGCGCTTTCAGTCGGGCTACTTCGGCGTAAAGAACAACGACGCCTGGATCGACGAGCTGCTGGAGAACTTGGGCTTGGCCGACAAGGCGAACGCCAACATGCGCCAGCTGTCCGGCGGCATGAAGCGCCGCGTGCTGGTGGCGCAGGCGCTGGTGCACAAGCCGCCCATCATCGTGCTCGACGAGCCCACGGCCGGTGTGGACGTGGAGCTGCGCCAGACGCTGTGGCATTTCATCGCCCGCCTGAACAAGGAGGGCCACACCGTGCTGCTCACCACCCATTACCTCGAAGAAGCCGAGGCCCTGTGTGGCCGCATCGCCATGCTCAAGGCGGGGCAGGTGGTTGCGCTGAACGCTACCTCCGAGCTGCTCAAGGCGGCCTCGGGCAGCGTGCTGCAGTTCAAGACCGACACGTTGCTGCCGCCCGCACTGGCCCATCTGGCGCGGGTGACGGGCCGCATCGTGCAGTTGCCTGCCAACGATGCGGCAGAAATCGAAAACCACCTGGCCACCCTGCGCGTGGCGGGCGTGGAGGTGCAGGACATGGAGATCCGCCGGCCGGACCTGGAAGACGTGTTTTTGCAGGTCATGTCGGGCACTTCGGCGTCCAACATTCCTCTGTCGGAGGTGGCACTGTGA